The Capra hircus breed San Clemente chromosome 22, ASM170441v1, whole genome shotgun sequence DNA segment ATGTTGCTGAATGAACAAATGGCCTGTGAATGAATGTTGGATgattttgtcaaatgaatgaatcaaGGATGAATAACTGCATGCTCAATGGGGCCTTTGCTAAGTTCCCCAGACTTCGCTAAGTCTGAGCCCTGCTGAGTCTTCTTCGATTCCCTTTCCCAGGAGCCCTGGCTGTGGCCGGAGGGCAGTGGGCCATGCCGGGGGCAGTGGAAGGCCCCAGCTGGAAGCAGGCGGAGGACATTAGAGACATTTACGACTTCCGAGATGTTCTGGGAACGTGAGTCTCcgtggcaggagagaagggggagcTGTCCCTGAGCTGGGGGGTAGGGTGCGGCGGGTCCTCACTCGTGGGCCTGCCTGGCTAGGGAGGCTGGGTCCAGGGTGGTGCTTCCTCTGGCCagttgatcactgcttcctgtttcCTACATCCCAGGCCCTGTGGTGGCCTTGTATGGCCCGAGTGGCCCGGAGTTTTCACTTCTGGCTGACGGGGTGGAACAGAGGCTGTTCTTGCTCTGGGTTCCTGTGACAAGAAAGTAGGCGAGAATGAAGGAGCCAGTTTTTTAAACTGACTGCCAAGAACTGGGGGTTCTGGCCTAGGTTTTGGAACTGAAGCTGGGCATGGCTCTGTTCTCCATGGTGAGAATCCAAAAATAACTCAAACCTGATCTCTGCCCCTCAAGTTGATCCCAAACCTGTGAGGGAGACAGACCCACGGAAAATGACAACCGGGTGTGTGCTGTGCTCTAGCTAAGTTCGCAAAAGAGGACTTGTTGAGCCCAGAGAGCAGCGGCTTCTGTGTGGGGAATAACTTTCTGGAGAAGGGGGCATTAGAGCTGGGGATTGAAGGATGGGTAGGAGAGTACTTGTCAGACAGGGAGAAGGCATTCCAGGCAGGAGGAATGGCATAAACAAAGGCTCAGAGGTATGTTATGTGTGGAAAGAGACAGAGTCTGGTGGAGCTTATAATCAGAGGCTGGGGGAAGAGTGGAAGACACTGAGGAAAGAGAGGAACAGGTCAGGTAAGGCCTCGAAGCCAAGATATAGAGGCTGGAAGTAATCTCATGAGCCACAGGGTAACATTTAAGACTTTGTGGCAGATTTGCAATTCAGGATAGTCATTCTGGCCACAGTATAGAGGGTACATTGAAGAGGGACAAGACTGGAAGCCTGCAATGAGGCTATTGTAGTCACTAGTTAGTCTGATGATTGAGATTTCACCATGAGATGCTGTTCATTGACTATGACTTATCCCAGGAAAAGCAAATAGTTCTAGAGAGCACTAGTCAACACTCATTCCTTAACCAGTGAActttagtgaaaatgagtatgctcCTTTCTAAGACTTCAAAAGCActgcttctcaaacttcagtgAACATACACATcacctgttgttcagtctctaagtcatgtctgattctttgtgaccctatatgGACTGtaggtagcctgccaggctcctctgtcctccactatctcctggagtttgctcatattcacctccattgagttggtgatgttgtcgaaccatctcatcctccgctgcccccttctccttttgccttcaatcctttcccagcatcagggtcttttccagtgagttggctctttgcattaggtggcctaagtattggatcTGGTTAAAATGCAGCTTCTGATTTTAGTAGGTCTAAGGTGGGGCCCAAGATTCCACAGTTCTGAAAAGCTAGCAGGTGATGCTGATGTTCTTCATGGTTCTAAAGGGTGTTAAATAAGCCATGACTCAAATTGGCTTTTgcagaaaaaggaatgaatcaGTCATGCACATAATCAAAAAGCCTAGGGAGTAAACTTCAGGTATGGGATACAGGGGCTCACATGATATTATTAGGAAACTGTCTTTGACTGTTTCTCTGCTCTGATTTCCTTTGTGTTGGTTTCATTCTCAAGCAGGCTCTCCCCAAGTGGTGGCAAAGATGACCACCATTAGCTCCAGGCTTACATCCTACCAACTTAGCAGGAAAGAACACCTCATTCTCAAAGTGCCAGTAACCTGGCTTACATCACATCACAGGACCCAGTTACTGtggccagggaggggctggggcaccTCTGGCACCAGAGGTGAACGGGTGATAGAGGGAGGCTCATTCCACCTCCTTGTCCTGGGGATGGTCATGTAACCCATAGGGGGATGGAGAGGCTGGAGGCAAGCTGAGGTTCCTGCTCTCCATCTCATGAATCCCCTCTCCCCGCAGAGGAGCCTTCTCTGAGGTCATCCTGGCAGAAGATAAGAGGACTCAGAAGCTGGTAGCCATCAAATGTATCGCCAAGAAGGCTCTGGAGGGCAAGGAGGGCAGCATGGAGAACGAGATCGCTGTCCTACACAAGTGCGTGGAGCAAATTCTGTTCCTGCTGTGGGTTAACCCTGCCTTGACCCATCCcactcccctcctctctctgctttgggcaaatcacctaacctctctgagcctcaaactGCTCATTTGTAAATAGGGGTAATTATCTCCACTTGGTAGGATGTGGGGGGGATTAGAGGTCCTTTACTTCAAGTGCCTGGCACGAGAGCAAACACGACTGATGTGATTAACATGCCACTGCTTCTTTACAATGGTTTAATGTCCAGTCATATCTAAAGGTCAATCCTTGAACACGTCTTGAACCCATGTATCTCTGCTGATGCTATCTCTAGACCTACCTCAAGTTGCCTCACGTATTACACCACCTCACAAGTTTAAAAACACCCATCTGCTGATACCCTGACAACAACCAGATGGTCTCTGAACTCCTCATGCTGATGGGAAACCTGCTGTTCCCACTGGAAAGCTCATATAGAATCTCCACTTCGAGCCTCCCACCTGAGCTTTCTCACCACCCTGAGCAGGGACAAAATAATCATTTCtaccactgggttgggaagactgaggcccagagaggacaaaggacttgcctaaggtcacacagcaagtctgTGGCAGAGCCAAGCCTTCCATCAAATTCACTCACCATCATTGGTTCATTTCTGGAgtgtttactgtgtgccaggcactgtgcgccaggcactgtgccaagatTCTTCCCTGCATTTCTTCACGTGATCCTCACCTCAGTACTTGGAGGGAAGTACTATCACTGGCTTcataatacagattttaaaaaactgaggtcTGGAGAGGTTACTCAATTCAGTGAATATTAGTGAGTATTCAGTCTGCACTAGGTGTGGAGGAACAGTGGTCAGCAAGATAAAGCTGCCGGTCTTGTAGAAATGACATGCTGGTGGGAGAGGCTGGCAAATTTATAAACCCAGACAAGTGTTAAAATCCTATAGTAGTCAGCACTGTGAGGTGAGACTTGCCCTCAATAGCACATGGCAGAGGCAAATGAGGACTCAGGTCTGTGAGATGCCAGAGCCCAGTGTTAACCTCCGTGACACTATAACACATCATGGTAAAGCAGCTTTTCCCTTTGGGACCCAGATCTTTGGCTCATCCTGCCCTGGTTTGCAGGCAGTGCTTCCTTAAGATGAGGGTAGGGAGGTGGCTGAACTGTCCTCGGCTCTGAACCACCTCATTTCTCCTTTCAGGATCAAGCACCCCAACATTGTAGCCCTGGATGACATCTACGAGAGTGGGGGACACCTCTATCTCATCATGCAGCTGTGAGTGGCCTTGTGTCAACCCCTTTCTCACACCCGTCCCTGCTGCCCCCTCCCTGGTCTCTCTGCATCCACTGCTCTCTTGGCCAGACTGCCCTGTCCCTGGCTGCAGGGTGTCAGGCGGTGAGCTGTTTGACCGAATTGTGGAAAAAGGCTTCTACACGGAACGGGATGCCAGCCGCCTCATCTTCCAGGTGCTGGATGCTGTCAAGTACCTACACGACCTGGGCATCGTACACCGAGACCTCAAGGTGGGTATGAAGATGTGTGGGAAGCTAGGGCACCCAAGAGTGGGACCTCTGCAAACTCCCCACTGTGACCTTGGGTACCTCTCACCCCCTTGCTAAGCCTTGCCTTTCTGTCTGACCTCTTAAGCCCTAAACTGCTTCCTCCCCATTCCAGTTCTGAAACTCAAATGAACACAAAGGTGATTATCTCAGTAACATCTTAGGTTTTTTCTGATAATAAAACTCCCACTTGCTCTTTGTAGAAAACTTGGATGACAGCAAAACACAAAGAAGACAGCCAGAAACCCCCAAAGCCCTACACCTCAGAGATGATGATGAGGTGCATGTTTGGTGGTACATCACACTCTGTTTTAGGAGGAGAGCACTGGGGTGAAATAGAGCTGACTTTGAATTCTGGCCTAGCCACTCCCTAACTATAGATCCCCAACTGCAAGTCACTTTGCCTCTCAAGGCATccgtttactcatctgtaaagagGGATTATTCACAGTGGCCTGGCAGGGATGTGGTAAGgatgaactgaaatgaagcacagcacaggatctggcatacagtaggtgctcaaaaatTCTTCAGGGCTTCACAATACATACCTGAGGTTTATAGGAGATTCCGCCCCCCCCAGACTCCCGAGGTCCTTGTCCTTTTTGGAACTTCTAACTTCCTTGAGAACTTCCCTGAGTTTCTTGTGCCTCCAACCAAGATGGTAGCTGTAAAACTACAGTGGCTTTTGGGGAGGGGGGCTCATTGGGGTGTTTATGGAGGCAGAAGCTTCTGTTAGCCTCTGGCCATTTCCaactttccttttcctccctcccgCCCTCCAAGCCAGAGAATCTGCTGTACTACAGCCTGGATGAAGACTCTAAGATCATGATCTCCGACTTTGGCCTCTCCAAGATGGAAGACCCCAGCAGTGTGCTCTCCACGGCCTGTGGGACCCCAGGATACGTGGGTGCGGAGGGCCCTGGTCTGGCGCTGTGGGCAGGGAAGAAGCGGGAGCTGCCGGGCAGAGATTTGTCAACACCGTGTCCCCTTCCCTCCATAGCCCCTGAGGTGCTGGCCCAGAAGCCCTACAGCAAGGCCGTGGATTGCTGGTCCATCGGGGTCATCGCCTATATCCTGTGAGTGGGGGCCTGGCTGTTATGGATGTGGCTCTGGACTTCTCTCCCCTACTTTgctctctttttcctctgtgctatttcttccttcctgccatccatATTTATCTCTACCAGTTAATGACTGTATTATTTCACTCAATAGAGACTATGTTTCTGACCACTGTGGCCAAGCGCTGAGGATTTAGCAGAGAACAAAAACGACAAAGTGCTTGCCCTCAGGGAGCAGACATGCTAGTAGcagaggagacagaaaataaacaagtaaataaacctGTAAAATAATGGCAAGTGGTGAGACatgtatgaagaaaaataaagcaaggtaGGGAGATGGGATGGATGCTGTTTTAGATAAGGAGGTCAGGAGCCGCTCTGAGGAGGTGGCATGAGTGGCATCcagaatgaagtgatggagccagacaCTCAAAGTGTTCGGGGAGAGTGGCTTAGAGAGAGCACAGAGCAAGCGCGAAGGCCCTGAGGAACGACAGATGGTGGCACAATACAGAATAGAAAGCCGGTGGAGTCGGACAGGAGTGAGCAAGGCAGAAAGCTAGATTTCCCCACTTTGTAGAAGGGGAACTCCTTCCTCGGGGTCCTGTCTGAACCTCAACATCGCACCAAAGCTCCCTCTGGAAGCCAGTGTGTACACTGACGGTAGAAATGAGAATGAGTTTCTCCCTGCCCAGGCTCTGTGGTTATCCTCCCTTCTATGACGAGAATGATGCCAAACTCTTTGAACAGATTTTGAAGGCCGAGTACGAGTTTGACTCTCCTTACTGGGACGACATCTCTGACTCTGGTATTTGGGGCTTTGCTTTCATCCCCTGATCCTACCTCCAGTCCCTGCTTCATCTGCTTGGGTGAGGGGGAGtgggggttgcagagtgggaGTTAGGGAAGGTCTCTTCGCTTCACCAGATTCCCCAGCCCCAGATTAAGCACTGTCTTTAAGACCAGACACCTCACCCTGGATGCTTTTCTCTGCCTGGCCCCTGGTCAGACATAGTATATTTCAGACTACCTCCCCACACTGACTTCCTAGTACCTAAAACAACACCACTAATGTTTTCATCTGTCCTTTTGTGCCTCCAGTTAGGCAGCAAAGCTGTGAAGGCATTATTGATCATTTACACGTCAGTGTGAATCTTCTCTAAGAACAAGTTATTCTTAAGGGAGAAAGCTGGAGAGCTGGGTTGGGTCGGGGGACTTAGAGAAAGAGTACAGGTGGTGTGGGGCAGTGCATGGACAGATCTGGCTTTGATGCCAGGCCAGACCTGAGGGGGGGGGTTCTATCTTGGGGGTGTTCTCAGGCACCGCCATGCTGTCTTTGCTCTTGTCTGGGGGGCTCAGCCAAAGACTTCATCCAGCACTTGATGGAGAAGGATCCAGAGAAGAGGTTCACCTGTGAGCAGGCCTTGCAGCACCCCTGGTGAGAGCTCCCACAAGCCTTGGGCTAGGATGGGGTCTGGGGTCCCTAGGCCTGCCTCTTCCTTCACCGACAGCCCTCTATACACACCTGTCCTAGGATTGCAGGAGATACTGCCCTAGATAAGAATATTCACCAGTCCGTGAGCGAGCAGATCAAGAAGAACTTTGCCAAAAGCAAGTGGAAGGTGAGCCCACGACCCCCATCTAGCCTCCAGCTCACACCAAGTGGggcacacagtaaatgctcagGGATGCTTACTGAAGGgtctcattcattcatgcaatGCTGTGACACCTACTTTATTCCGGTGATGGTCCCTGATCTTCAAGACCAGAGGGAGAACAGTGTATTCTTCTCAAGGAGACATAATCCAAGTTATGGGGTCCTGGAAGGGGCCTAAAGTGGTCATGGCCTGACAGACTGGTCAGGCCTGAGAGCTGAGTAGGAATTAGTCTGGCACAGCAGGATAAGGTCTGAGGCCGAGGGAACCAGGGTGCAAAGGCCCAGAAGAAGAAAGTACAGCCATCTGGGCAGTGCCTGGCAGGACTGAAGGGGCTGCAGGCAGGAAACTGGGCTGAAGACAGGTTagggccaggctgcctgggggCTTGGGTCCCACAGTAGAGCACTGACTTGATGGTGAGGATGCTGAGGAGCTCCGGCAGGATTTTCAGCTGAAACCTGACCTttacaaggggctctcaagatGCTTAAAGGCAGAGTGAAGGCTGGGAGACCCTTTAGGGGACTGTGGCAGAGATGCGGtcaggagacagtgagggctTGAATCAGAGCAGTGACAGTGTGAACAGAGAACACTGGACCAGGAGTTGTTTGGGAGGCAGAACCAACAAGAAGTGATGTTAGAATGGATACTGGAAGAGAGCGGGGGTGACCAGGGCTCGCCCAAGACTTTGGTTGGGGACAAGGTGGATGATGGTGCCATCACTTAGATGGAGATCCTGGGGCCAGAAActtgttttgggggagattttgaTTTAGGACATGGTAAATTCAAGGGGCATTTCAGTGGACAGGTTGAATAGAGAATGATACACATACAGCTGTGCaggtcatttaacctctctgtgcctgttttcCTCCTTTGACAGTGCTGACACTAATACTGCCCACCTCAAAGACTTTCAGGAAGATTAAATGATCTATTATGATAAGTGTTTAGAACACTACCTGACACACAATGCTATACAAAGTGTTTACTATTATGTGAATGTGaattatatgaaaaattatacatctacatatattttatacgtgtgtgtatgtgtgtgtaactaTATAATGTGACTGAATATAATGAAGTCTTGTAGAGGTTTCAGGGGGTTTTGGGGATCAACCAATATCACTTGAATGAAAATAACAGAACTGCTATTAAGAATTCTACCAACAGACCCTGCCCCACGATCTCCTACTCTCTCAAAAGTCCCTTCTTCTGCCTTTCTCCACAGCAAGCCTTCAATGCCACAGCCGTGGTGCGGCACATGAGGAAGCTACAGCTGGGCACCAGCCAGGAGGGGCAGGGACAGACAGCGAGTCGTGGGGAGCTCCTGGCACCAGCAGCCGGGGGTGAGAAGAGGGCTCTGTGCAAGGGCATGGGAGGTCCATGGAGAGTGGCCCAGGCTGGAGTGGAGGGTCTGCTCCTGTGATCAGCTCTGCTCTCTCTTCCCATGTAGGGCCGGTGGCTGGCTGCTGCTGTCGTGACTGCTGTGTGGAGCCCAGCCCAGAACTGTCCCCCTCTCTGCACCCCCAGCTCTAGGGGCCTGGATCCAGGGTCAGGATCTGCTATGCAGGAAGGGTTGGGGATGGCctactctccctccctccctgaacTGGGGAGgtaccctgccccaccccctccacacCCCTTTCCGTATCACCCCTCCACTGCATTTTCCatacaaatatttctattttattgttccTTCTTACAATAAAGATAAGAGATTAAAACCACAGGCAGctctgtctcctcagacaacctatACCCCACATGGTTGTGCAAACTGCTTGATTTGAGGGTGTCTGGCCCCTGAGATAGCTATAGGAAGTCCCCTTTCCAACATGAGACTGGACGGGTGAGAGTAGGAGGGAGCAGTAGGGAGGGGTGTTTGGGGAATCCCTTTCTCTGTGCCCCCACCTAGCCTTCCGGCCCTGTGCACCTTTTTCTGCGCTTTGCTGGTGGCTCCTGAGCTCGCTGGAGTTGGCGCAAATCAGCGCTGAACAGCACCTGGGGAAGAGGGGTGGGAGTCTGAGTGGGGAGAGGGCACACTGCAGTCAGGACTGGTGGGGCAGTGTGGGGAGCTGTAAGGGCTCATGGGTGGCAGGGCTGGGGTAGAGAGTCCTTTAGGCTCGACTGGGACAGCAATGGAGGCAGAAGAAAATAGGTCAGGGCCAGGGAGAAGTCATATGGGGTCTGGGCTGGAGTTGGAGGGGAAGCCTAGGTACACTCACTGCTTGGGCCCAGCCAGCATAAGGTCCCCACAGGTTCCGGAAAAAGTTacctaaaccaaaaaaaaaaaaaaaattacctaaacCAGAAGTGGTGAGGTGATGTTAAATGGCCCCTTGTGCTCTCTGTCCACAAGGGTGGGGTTTTAGGGAGAGTGTATTTCTACCACCTCAGCCCACACATACCAGCCCTGACATCCCACTCTTTCTCCTTACCCAGTTCCTTGTTGGCCTGGGGGCTCGGGCCCTTGGCATGGCTGGTGGTGGGGTGCCAGCTGTAGTCACGCTGGGCAATCTGCCACACGTGGACATCCACGGGCACAGCCTGGGGTTTCTCCAGTGCCATTAGGCAGATGCAGTCAGCCACCTTTGACAGACAAAGAGTAAGCCACAGTAAGCCACAAAGGAATGGCAGGGTCCAGTCAGCAACCTGCTTCTAGTCCCAAAGCCAAATGCTTCCTTCTCCACTCTGAGGACACTCTTACTgtattttctattaataatttaaaaaacagctgTGACAAGAGTGCTACTGGGTAAACATCTTATGTGTGCCAGTTTCATCATAACCTGAGAAGAAGGTTTATTGTAGACAAGAAAACAAGTCCTGAAGGTGAAGTGATTTGGACAAAGTTACACAGATAGGGAGACTCAGAACCAAGATTTAATGTTAGGCTGGAGTTCAGAGCCCATTAAAAAgagtaatttaaataaaaatttatttttaaagtacagagaaatataaaaaataaaacaataaataccaAATTCCCAATCATCTTTCTGATACCTAACCATTCTTGATATTAAACAAGAAGGTctattatcctttaataaaaaaaattaaaaaccccaaaattctgtaaagcaattatcctttaataaaatttttttaaaagttctgtaagtacatataattttaagggaagaacaaaatgaaaagtggaaagcttccctggtgatccagaggttaagactctgagctcccaatgcagggagaatgggttcaatccttggtcagggaactaagatcttgcatgtcaCACAGTacggtgtttaaaaaaaaaagttggaaacaTCTTATTTGTCTTCCAAAAGGTAACCACTATTGAGTTCCCTATGATTCCTTTCAGAAGTTTCTGCACACATACAGCAGTGTACGTATGTACCTGGACAAATGGTTTTTCTAAAAATGCATTCAAAGAGCAATGTCTTTTATACACTTTCTGCATTCTACATTTTCTCTAATAAAACATCTGCTGGTATCCTTTCTCCCTCCCACTCTGCCTCCAGAAGCCAAGCCCACACCCAGCTCTCAGGACTGCCTTGTCTCCTCCTCTGCTACTCTCTGCATGGGGAGTGAGAGTAGCTTCTACCTGCCCCCCTCCCAACGCCGGGCCTCACCTTGGTGCCTACTCCAGGCAGGGTGCAGAGGGCCTTGTGAGCCTCCTCATAGGGGGCCTTGCGCAGCTGCTgcagccagggaagtccacccCGTTCTTCCAGGATGGCTCGGGCACTGGCACTCACAAAGCGGGCACGGTACCCCAGGCCCAGGTTCCTGAGCTGAGCTTCCACCTCTGGCCCTGTGGGGGAGTGAGGAGGAGAACAGGAGTCAGACATTCTCAAATCCTTCCTGTCACCAGGCTAGTGTGTGAGCCCTGTAAATGACACGTATGCTTTTCCTAAGTACCCTTCTCCTACCTTGCCATCCTCTGGGAGACCCCAGGACACTTGCATATACAAAGGAAAGAGTGAAGCCTGGGTTCTGCCCCTCTACAAATGTTTTCTGAGCACTATGTGCTGTGCACTGGAGCAGGGATTGAGAAGGACTTGCTAGTGGAAGAACTCCTCAGTTGAGTTCTTTAACCTTTCCAAAGGGTGTGAATTTATGAATTCACATTCATGATCTAAAATAatacataggacttccctggtggtctagtggttgagtctacctgccaatgcaggggacatgggttcaacccctggtcctaaaagatctcacatgcctcagaggaactaaacctgtgtgccacacgactgagcctgtgctctagagctgcagctactgaagtccacgagtcctagagcctgtgctccacaataagagaagccaccgcaataagaAGCCCAACCACCCCAATGAAGAGTaggccctgcttgccacaactagagaaagcccatgcatagcaatgaagacccagagcagacaaataatctaaaaaataaataaagtaatagtCATAATAACAGTAGCAGTTTCTATTACATGCTTTTCTCAAGGACCTTGATGACAATACTACTGttcttcccactttacagatgaagaaaatgagtgCTTAGaggagattaagtaacttgctcaagaaaGGACACAGATGGGACCTTGCACTGAGGTCTAGGACACCAAGCCGGTGCTCTTAACCCACTGCACTGCACTACCTCACGACTGCCTTATTCATGCCTCAAACCCTTCTGGATAGAAACTGTCATTCCTATTCCACAAACAAGAGAAGCTTGGAGAAGTGAATGAATTCCCAGAGGTATTATGACAACTAAGCTGGGAGCTGAGACCCAAGATGGGCTTTCTAAGCACCCAAAACATTCTGTTTTCTCTAGCGGGGGCTGTGTCTTTGCTATGCAGGCACTAAGCACTTTTTCCAGCTTGTTCTCACATCTGCCAACTGATGTACTTGCCTCTGTAAAATACATCCCTCACAGCGCTCCCATGAAGAACATGTGTGTTTTTGGATGCAGAATTGTTGGGTTCACAGCAGAGATAATAATTTGAATTTTCTGCTTACTTCCTGTATGCCAAACACTATGCTAGGTGCACCGTGTGCATTCTTTTACTCAACCCTCTTGAAACTCTGACAGGTTGGAGCTATTGTTATCCCATTCAATGGATTAAGaacctgaggcacagagaggctataTAATGAGCTCAAGGTCATATAGACAGAAGTCAAGTGCCAGAGTTGAAATTCAGTCCCAGGGAGGCTATCTCTAGAACATGTAT contains these protein-coding regions:
- the CAMK1 gene encoding calcium/calmodulin-dependent protein kinase type 1 isoform X1 produces the protein MGGGAWACWTLLGQGALAVAGGQWAMPGAVEGPSWKQAEDIRDIYDFRDVLGTGAFSEVILAEDKRTQKLVAIKCIAKKALEGKEGSMENEIAVLHKIKHPNIVALDDIYESGGHLYLIMQLVSGGELFDRIVEKGFYTERDASRLIFQVLDAVKYLHDLGIVHRDLKPENLLYYSLDEDSKIMISDFGLSKMEDPSSVLSTACGTPGYVAPEVLAQKPYSKAVDCWSIGVIAYILLCGYPPFYDENDAKLFEQILKAEYEFDSPYWDDISDSAKDFIQHLMEKDPEKRFTCEQALQHPWIAGDTALDKNIHQSVSEQIKKNFAKSKWKQAFNATAVVRHMRKLQLGTSQEGQGQTASRGELLAPAAGGPVAGCCCRDCCVEPSPELSPSLHPQL
- the CAMK1 gene encoding calcium/calmodulin-dependent protein kinase type 1 isoform X2, with product MPGAVEGPSWKQAEDIRDIYDFRDVLGTGAFSEVILAEDKRTQKLVAIKCIAKKALEGKEGSMENEIAVLHKIKHPNIVALDDIYESGGHLYLIMQLVSGGELFDRIVEKGFYTERDASRLIFQVLDAVKYLHDLGIVHRDLKPENLLYYSLDEDSKIMISDFGLSKMEDPSSVLSTACGTPGYVAPEVLAQKPYSKAVDCWSIGVIAYILLCGYPPFYDENDAKLFEQILKAEYEFDSPYWDDISDSAKDFIQHLMEKDPEKRFTCEQALQHPWIAGDTALDKNIHQSVSEQIKKNFAKSKWKQAFNATAVVRHMRKLQLGTSQEGQGQTASRGELLAPAAGGPVAGCCCRDCCVEPSPELSPSLHPQL